A part of Cotesia glomerata isolate CgM1 linkage group LG4, MPM_Cglom_v2.3, whole genome shotgun sequence genomic DNA contains:
- the LOC123262424 gene encoding uncharacterized protein LOC123262424, translating to MTTLQEVSAQLMKPAKDLADWQFPLSKVLESYYTLLDQQNNLNFGEAALVLQNSANVYVRRVEALYQETTALQQSFLDHEHEVESEKATAKSIRRSRKTQVDFKNFDLLNLSSETLKNSTQKSMSSKSQKIKLINQRYPQLEDITRKAFTDEIIDINGEAIGKKYDFRCNQQLSTSRMLIDAITPLDFTNSILQFDINLSDDHSPENPEAGDLITENTETDANTDNVETDFNFENFDSCSDYETHANGMLSPTIESAYGSTTSNSNPNTPSSRINSDFSVPISDSSRRDSTDERLLSSDTDAPTECDTSNELIDESDNGAHDSLPLSFDSGHENQESVEKSLELESESNVNTSSVTVEPESNQSQVQNLCDSNQNPEKIPRTRDSIETDAGYTSGDPDDCQQLFLPIKRLRSSTDSVTDILETNDNNININTSILDPIPFESGVPDKLPRLRREFKLPCHAALLKGSKKPRKRKLTINERKKNQLKSFLTSDNESLNSKRLKKLVAENEEEIKLLVSQQKELVEETERVNYCPVMVNGELIGYESRLLDEDSNCDVGMGIENNGEFNADTIIDCRNKLFTSYSDGFYSSPRSLDDFSDLENTADFSVMGRIQEDDFETVGQGLVERIERKMKELRKEFDGKNEHEESAKWLETIEALKVAANRPSFHVGEYEKRILESLKMKETHQVEFHEIAENEEEPGNIARLFVASLHLANTYNVEINVNNINSEVNLTLLDSNISETS from the exons ATGACAACATTACAAGAAGTGTCTGCTCAATTGATGAAGCCGGCGAAAGACTTAGCGGACTGGCAGTTTCCTTTATCAAAg gTACTCGAGAGTTATTACACATTACTTGATcagcaaaataatttaaatttcggTGAAGCTGCATTAGTTTTACAAAACTCAGCGAATGTTTACGTAAGACGAGTTGAAGCCTTGTATCAGGAAACAACAGCGTTACAGCAGTCTTTTTTAGACCATGA ACACGAAGTTGAATCTGAAAAAGCCACAGCAAAATCCATTCGGCGATCCCGGAAAACGCAGGTTGACTTTAAAAACTTTGACTTGTTAAATCTATCATCCGAAACATTAAAAAACTCAACCCAAAAATCGATGTCGTCAAAATCccaaaagataaaattaataaaccaGCGTTATCCCCAATTAGAAGACATCACCCGTAAAGCATTCACGGACGAAATAATCGACATAAATGGGGAAGCGATCggtaaaaaatatgattttcgTTGCAATCAACAACTGTCAACATCACGGATGCTAATTGACGCAATAACACCACTAGATTTCACAAACAGCATCCTTCaatttgatataaatttatctgATGATCATAGTCCTGAAAATCCTGAAGCTGGAGATTTGATCACTGAAAATACGGAAACAGATGCTAATACTGATAATGTAGAAAcggattttaattttgaaaactttGATTCATGTTCTGACTATGAAACGCATGCTAATGGAATGTTGAGTCCAACGATTGAATCGGCTTATGGATCAACGACATCCAATTCAAATCCAAACACACCTAGTTCGCGTATTAATTCGGATTTTTCAGTACCAATCAGCGATTCAAGTCGTCGTGATTCCACTGATGAACGATTGTTATCATCAGATACAGATGCGCCCACAGAATGTGATACAAGTAATGAACTTATCGATGAATCTGATAATGGGGCACATGATTCTTTGCCTTTGTCTTTTGATTCTGGTCATGAAAATCAAGAATCAGTTGAAAAAAGTCTAGAATTAGAATCTGAGTCTAATGTAAATACTTCTTCAGTAACGGTAGAACCTGAAAGCAATCAATCTCAAGTACAAAATCTTTGTGATAGTAACCAAAATCCTGAAAAAATTCCTAGAACCCGTGACTCTATTGAAACAGATGCTGGTTATACATCTGGTGATCCTGATGATTGTCAACAGTTATTTTTACCAATTAAAAGGTTACGCAGTTCAACTGATTCCGTAACAGATATCCTAGAaactaatgataataatattaatattaatactagCATACTCGATCCGATACCATTCGAATCTGGTGTTCCAGACAAATTACCACGTTTGAGACGTGAATTCAAATTACCTTGTCATGCTGCTTTACTAAAAGGATCCAAAAAACCAAGGAAGCGTAAACTAACGattaatgaaagaaaaaagaacCAATTAAAGTCGTTCTTGACCAGCGACAATGAAAGTTTGAATAGTAagagactaaaaaaattggtcGCTGAGaatgaagaagaaataaagcTTTTAGTTAGTCAGCAGAAAGAACTCGTGGAAGAAACTGAACGTGTTAATTATTGTCCTGTGATGGTTAATGGTGAATTAATAGGTTATGAGTCTAGGTTGCTGGATGAAGATTCTAACTGTGATGTTGGTATGGGAATAGAAAACAATGGAGAATTTAATGCTGATACTATAATTGACTGTCGGAACAAATTGTTTACTAGTTACTCAGACGGTTTCTACTCATCTCCGCGGTCACTTGATGACTTTTCCGATCTTGAAAATACAGCTGATTTTTCGGTAATGGGAAGAATACAGGAAGATGATTTCGAGACTGTTGGTCAGGGTTTAGTTGAGAGAATTGAACGAAAGATGAAAGAGCTGAGGAAGGAATTTGATGGAAAAAATGAACATGAAGAGTCTGCCAAATGGCTGGAGACTATAGAGGCGTTGAAAGTTGCTGCTAATAGACCAAGTTTTCACGTCGGTGAATATGAAAAGAGGATCTTGGAGAGCTTGAAAATGAAGGAGACGCATCAGGTGGAATTTCATGAAATTGCTGAGAATGAGGAAGAACCAGGAAATATTGCGCGACTATTTGTCGCTTCTTTACATTtg
- the LOC123262503 gene encoding UPF0547 protein C16orf87-like yields the protein MAKTKTISKGCPKCELQVPVACKACPCGHSFFNARRNSMKSPPSPDGSGAMKTRRTNRIKRRINYYDALEYDKQTKKTAKLRRAAEPNSFNNCAQLNKKKKRKVSKTKSNRTGGNGSVGDDEEETEGVNALSPEKQLTCSLILQEINSKFLNVAWKPM from the exons atggCGAAGACAAAGACGATTAGTAAAGGATGTCCAAAATGTGAATTACAg GTACCGGTAGCTTGTAAAGCGTGTCCCTGTGgccattcattttttaatgcacGTAGAAATTCAATGAAAAGTCCACCAAGTCCTGATGGTTCTGGCGCAATGAAAACAAGACGGACTAATCGGATAAAACGgcgtattaattattatgatgcATTAGAATATGAtaaacaaactaaaaaaactGCCAAG ttaCGCCGTGCAGCAGAACcaaattcatttaataattgtgctcagttaaataaaaaaaaaaagcgtaaAGTCAGTAAAACTAAAAGTAACCGAACAGGTGGTAACGGTAGTGTCGGAGATGATGAAGAAGAAACTGAAGGTGTTAATGCATTATCACCAGAAAAACAATTAACATGTTCGTTAATATTACAagaaattaatagtaaatttctGAATGTTGCCTGGAAACCAATgtga
- the LOC123262476 gene encoding trypsin-3-like — protein MSNQSVVKILKVNKMMITLFALFVSSAVVIADPLRSNLDLKNSARIVGGNNADIEDFPYQVNFLLNKLDECGGAIVSDKWVLTSASCSVDNGTIIRVGSNLKNKGGSLHTVVQVIRHEDYESFESGYTINDIALVEVETLFVFDKMRQPVSLFDKGEQVETNSFGSVAGFGLTETEIYPHHLSSISIPILPEYKCNELYDILHGLHQGQFCAGFEEGGLGFCAGDIGSPFVVHGRAAGLATNFFGCGLPQYPGIFTNISYYRSWIDGKLSTK, from the exons ATGTCGAATCAATCAGTAGTAAAGATTCTAAAAGTCAATAAGATGATGATAACACTTTTCGCTCTGTTTGTTTCTTCTGCAGTGGTAATAG ctGATCCACTGAGAAGCAACCTCGACTTAAAAAATAGTGCACGAATAGTAGGCGGTAATAATGCAGATATTGAAGATTTTCCATACCAAGTAAATTTTCTGCTCAATAAACTTGACGAATGTGGAGGTGCCATCGTCTCAGATAAATGGGTACTGACTTCTGCTTCCTGTTCAGTTGATAACGGAACAATAATTCGTGTGggaagtaatttaaaaaacaaaggTGGTTCTCTTCACACAGTTGTTCAGGTGATCCGACACGAAGACTATGAATCATTCGAAAGTGGATATACAATTAATGATATTGCGCTCGTTGAAGTCGAAACACTATTTGTATTCGATAAAATGCGTCAACCAGTATCATTATTTGACAAAGGTGAACAAGTTGAAACTAACTCGTTTGGTAGTGTAGCAGGGTTTGGCTTGACTGAAACTGAAATTTATCCTCATCATTTATCAAGTATTTCTATTCCAATTCTACCGGAATATAAATGTAATGAGTTGTATGATATACTACATGGTCTTCATCAAGGTCAATTTTGTGCGGGTTTCGAAGAAGGTGGACTCGGGTTTTGTGCTGGAGATATTGGCAGCCCCTTTGTTGTCCACGGACGAGCTGCGGGTTTGGCAACTAATTTTTTCGGATGCGGACTTCCACAATATCCGGGAATTTTCACTAACATTTCTTATTACCGATCATGGATCGATGGCAAATTGTcgactaaataa